From a region of the Drosophila ananassae strain 14024-0371.13 chromosome XL, ASM1763931v2, whole genome shotgun sequence genome:
- the LOC116655337 gene encoding transcription activator MSS11-like produces MGKKKRHQQQQQKKKKKQQQEQQQQKHMMITIMTMMIVRIQRAPHTPGNNNKNK; encoded by the exons ATGGGCAAGAAGAAGagacaccagcagcagcagcagaagaagaagaagaagcagcagcaggagcaacagcagcagaagcatATGATGATCACAATAATGACGATGATGATCGTG CGGATTCAACGCGCACCGCACACGcctggcaacaacaacaagaacaaataa